The following are from one region of the Vitis riparia cultivar Riparia Gloire de Montpellier isolate 1030 chromosome 14, EGFV_Vit.rip_1.0, whole genome shotgun sequence genome:
- the LOC117930079 gene encoding uncharacterized protein LOC117930079: MPIFNFRRHTHLSYLVQQQESFALAQLTHRNISQNHKFQAVGLGWVFADSVLLEANANLVLSISLAALGSLMWLRTEIPSYLQAAAAVVAEAVVAVTQAAAKMGRPRTGSLPEATEVFWR, encoded by the exons ATGCCTATCTTCAATTTCCGTCGTCATACCCATTTATCATACCTCGTGCAACAACAGGAAAGCTTTGCCTTGGCCCAGCTGACTCACAGGAACATCTCTCAAAACCATAAGTTCCAGGCTGTTGGACTTGGATGGGTTTTTGCTGATTCTGTGCT CCTGGAAGCAAATGCTAATCTGGTGTTGAGTATATCCCTTGCTGCATTGGGATCATTGATGTGGCTTCGAACGGAGATTCCGTCATATCTACAGGCGGCGGCTGCGGTGGTGGCCGAGGCTGTTGTAGCGGTGACACAGGCGGCAGCGAAGATGGGGAGGCCTCGAACAGGTTCCTTGCCAGAGGCCACGGAGGTGTTTTGGCGCTGA